A region of the Candidatus Acetothermia bacterium genome:
TCGGCGCCGATCACCGGGTCGAGCAGGCTCTTCCTGGGCGAGGTCCGCCCGCCGATCCGTCCCTCCTTGACCGTGCGGTCCACGGTGAACTCCACGTCCTCGGCGGTGAACGGGACCCCGTCGTGCCAGGTCACTCCGTCGCGGAGGTGGAACACCCACTCCGTATCGGAGATCCGCTCCCAGGACACGGCGAGTTCGGGCACCACCTCCATCGCCGGCGTGCGCGTGACCAGGCCATCGAACATGTTCCTGATCACGTTTTGGGTGGTCCGATCGCGATGGTTCCCGGGGTCGAGGGTCATCACGTCGGCCTCGATGCCCACGATCAGGGTCTTCGCCTCTTGGGCCACGCCAGCGAGCGACGGCACCAGGCACAGTCCCACGACCAGGAACGTCCACAGTCTCCGGTTCATGTTCTCCCTCCTTGGATCGGTACAGGATGAAGGGGGTAGCGGCTGCTGGTCTCGATAGCAGCTTCTAGGTGCGAGGTCATCCAGAAAAAAGGATACGGGGCGGTTCTCGGTAGCGCAAGCGGGCGGCGCGGGAGGAACTTCCCGCATGGCTTGACCCCGACTGCGGAAGCGGCCGTTCGACTCCTACGTGAGCTTGGGCGGGAGCACGATCTTGCCGAAGTTCTTCTCGTACTTCTCGATGTTCTCCCCGATCGCGTCGTGCAGGCGCTTCATGTGGCGGGGGGAGAGGATGACCCGGGACACGAGCAGGGCCTGGCCCCGTTCCGGGGTCTGGGCCTGGGGGTCCACGAGCAGGAAATCGAGGAAGAACTCGTCCGGTTGGTGGGAGACGATGACGAGGTTGGAGTAGACCCCTTTCCGCGTGTCCATGTCCGCGCCGACCTGCATTTCCCGTTCTGGCATGTTGGTACCTCCGCTTGCATCCTAGCCGCGATGGGAGGATAGGGCAACCGAGACCGCGCATTCGGCGGTGAGGAACCGCGGTTTCCCGTATAATCTCCGATCGTCATGCGCGGCATCCTCCGTGAGCTTTGGCGGTATCGGCTGCGCCTCCTCGCCGGCGTCGCGGCGTTGTTCATCGTCGACGCCCTTCAGCTCATCGCTCCCCTCATCGTGCGCAGCGCGGTCAACGACCTCGTGGCCGGGGTCGGCACCGAACTCCTGCGCTACGCCCTGTACCTCTTGGGCATCGCCGCGGTGGTGTTCGTGTTCCGGTTCGTGTGGCGGATCCTCCTCTTTGGCGCCGGGCGTCTGATCGAGCTCGACCTGCGCAACCGGTTCTACACCCACCTCCTCAAGCTCTCCCCCACCTACTACACCGAGCACTCCACCGGGGACTTGATGGCCCACGCCACCAACGACCTCGAGGCGGTGCGGCGGTCGTGCAGCATGGGGGTCCTGCTCGCTTCCGACACGTTGATCATGGTGTCGTTCTCGCTGGCGGCGATGATCGGGATCTCCCCCCGGCTCACCATGTACGCGTTCGTGCCGCTCCCGTTCATCACGGTGGTGGTGATGGGGTTCGGCCGCCTCATCCACCGCCGGTTCGAGAAGGTGCAGGCGGTGTTCTCCATGCTCACGGAGCGGGTGCGAGAAGCGCTCTCCGGGATCCGCCTCCTGCGCGCGTTTGCCCGCGAGGACGGCATCGCCCGGGTGTTCGGCGGCACCAACCGGGAGTACGTGGACGCCAACATGTCCTTGGTGCGGGTGTGGGGGGTGTTCCAGCCGTCGATCGGGCTCCTCGCGGGGATGGGGACGGGGCTGATCATGTGGTTCGGCGGGCGGGGGGTGCTGGCGGGGACGCTCGAGCTGGGGGACCTGGTCGCGTTCACGAGCTACCTCGGGATGATGGTGTGGCCGATGATGGCCCTGGGGTGGATCGTGAACCTCCTCCAGCAGGGGGCGGCGTCGATGAACCGGATCGAGCGCATCTTCGCCGAGGTCCCGGACATCCAGAGCCCGCCGCGGCCGGCCCCGCTTCCGGCCTCGACCCGCCTCGAGTTCCGCAGGCTCACGTTTGCCTACCCCGGGGTGGAGAGGCCAGCCCTGCGGGACATCGACCTGGTGGTGGAGGAGGGGATGACCCTAGGGGTGGTCGGCCTCACCGGGTCCGGCAAGTCCACCCTGGTGCGCCTCATCCCCCGCCTGTACGACCCACCCCCGGGGTCGGTGTTCCTGGGGGGAGTGGACGTGCGTGCCCTTGACCTCAAGGAGCTGCGGGGAACGATCGGGATGGTCCCCCAGGACGTGTTCCTGTTCTCGGCCACGATCCGGGACAACATCGCATTCGGCCGGCCGGAGGCGAGCGATGACGAGATCTGGCACGCGGCGCGCCTCGCCGGCCTTGCCGAGGAGATCGCGACCTTCCCCAGTGGCCTGGACACCGTGGTCGGGGAGCGGGGGCTGGCCCTGTCGGGCGGGCAGCGACAGCGGGTCGGGATCGCCCGGGCCCTGCTCCTCGATCCCCCCATCCTCGTCCTCGACGACGCCCTATCGTCGGTAGATGCCCAGGTGGAGGAGGAGATCCTGGGGAACTTGAGGGAGGTGCTCCGGGGCCGCACCTCCATCGTGGTGGCCCACCGCATCTCCGCAGTTCGGGACGCAGACTGGACCATCGTCCTTGAGGATGGCCGGATCGTGGAGCAGGGCGATCACGACCGGCTGGTGCGACACGGCGGCCTCTACGCCCGCCTGAACGAGCTCCAACAGGCCCTCATCCGATGAACGGACATCACGACTACGAGGAAGACCAAATCGGCAAGGCGGTCGACGTCCGCCTGATGCGCCGGCTTTTGAGCTACGCCCGTCCGTACTGGGGCCTGTTCCTGGCCGCGCTCTTCCTCGCCGGTGGGGTCACGGTGGTCGAGCTGGCGATGCCGTACCTTGTGAAGACGGCGGTGGACGTGGTGCTCGTGCCGTCATGGCTAGAGGTGGCAACCGCGATCCCACCGAGCCCGGACGCGGTGTCCCTCGGGGAGGGCCGGTTCCTCGTGGACGGTCGCGCGCTCCCCGAGGCCACGCGACAGGCGCTCGAAGAGGAGAAGGCCGTCGTCGGTCGGTACCTCGTCATCGCCCACGACGACCCGGCGGCGCCGGTGGCCATGCGGTACCAGCACGTGTTCCGGGACACCCCGGTCGGCTACGCCGCCCCGGAGAGTGCCCTCCGCTCCATCCCCCCAGGGGACCTGCTGCGCCTGCGGGCGTCGTCGGTGCAGCTCCTGGGGCTCTTGGCCCTGGCGTACCTCGGGTTCCTCGCCCTCCGGTTCGGGCTCGCCTACGGACAGGTGTACATCCTCCAGTACGCCGGGCAGCGCATCGTGTTCGACATGCGGCGGGCCATCTTCCGCCATCTCCTGCACCTCCCGATGGGCTACTTGGACAAACAACCGGTGGGCCGGCTGGTGACGCGGGCCACCAACGACGTGGCCGCGATCAACGACATGTACACCCAAGCCCTGGTCAGCCTGGCCCAAGACTTCCTAATGATGGCCGGGGTGCTGGGGATCATGTTCGCCCTGAACCCGCGGCTCACGCTGATCCTGCTCGCGTGCGGTCCGCCGCTGCTCGCGCTCACGTTTTGGTTCCGGGGCCAAGCCCGCGACGCGTACCGAACCGCCCGTCGGCTCCTGGCCCGCCTCAACGCGTACCTCGCCGAGTCCATCTCCGGGATGGGCATCATCCAGCTGTTCCGCCAGGAATGGGCGAGCTTCAAACGGTTCGAAGACATCAACCGGGGCTACTTCCGGGCCCAGCTGCGGTCGATCATCGTGTACGGCGTGTTCGGGCCGGTGATCTCGGTCATGCAGTCGATGGCCCTGGCTCTCCTCATCTGGTACGGCGGGCGAGGGGTGCTCGGGGGCGTGTTCACGCTCGGGGCCCTCGTCGCGTTCACCAGCTACATCCGGATGCTGTTCCAGCCGCTCACCGACCTCTCGGAGAAGTACAACATCCTCCAGGCGGCGATGGCCGCCGCGGAACGGATCTTCGGGCTCATGAACGAGGCGGAGGAACCATCCGGGCCGCGCAAGCTCCCCGCCCTCCGTGGGGAGATCGAGTTTCAGGACGTGTGGTTCGCGTACCAGGGTGAGGATTGGGTGCTCAAGGGGGTCTCGTTCCGCGTGGCCCCAGGGGAGCGGGTGGCCATCGTCGGCCCCACCGGATCGGGCAAGACCACCGTGGTCAGCCTCCTCCTCGGCTTCTACCGGCCGCAGCGGGGGCGGATCATCGTGGACGGGGTGGACCTCGCGGACCTGGACCTCGAGGAGTACCGGCGGCAGCTGGCCGTGGTGCCGCAGGAGGTGTTCCTGTTCTCCGGGGACGTGGCCGAGAACATCCGGATGTGGGATGGGAAGCTTCCCCCGGATGCGGCGGAGCGGGTGGCGAAGAGCGTGGGGCTCCACGAGCACCTCCTGCGCCTGCCGGATGGGTACGGGACCCAGGTCAAGGAGCGCGGGGTGCGCCTGTCGGTGGGGGAGCGGCAGCTTCTCTCCCTGGCGAGGGCGGTGGCCGCTGGCCCTAAGCTGATCGTGCTGGATGAGGCCACGGCCAACGTGGACTCCCAAACCGAGGCCGCCGTGCAGACTGCGCTCGAACGGGTCATGGCCGGCCGGACCACGATCGCCATCGCCCACCGCCTTTCCACCATCCGCAACGCCGACCGCGTGCTCGTCATCCACCAAGGGAGGCTCGTCGAGGAGGGGACGGTGGAGGCGCTGCTCGCGAGGAAGGGCCTGTTCTGGGCCCTGTGGCAGCTCCAGTTCGCCGGGGAAAGCGGCCGGGCGGAGACGCGATAACCGGAAAAAGGATGAAGTCCCAGCTGCGCTTGGCCAGCGGAAGACGGCCGCCCCACGCGCTCTCGCCCGCTCAACCCAGGTGCCCCGGATCGTCGATTCGGGCGGCGTTTCGTTGGAGGGGCGCAGTGCCGTCAACTGGCACGGCGAGGTGCCACGGTCCGAACGGCCTTCCGGTCGCCGCGACCTCCGAGAGCGCAGGCAGACCGAGGGCGAGGATTACCGCCAGCCCGGCGACGGGCGCGACGACCAGAACCCGATTCCGGCGGTGGGCCGCCGGGTCCAAGGCGTGCAGGCCCAACCATGGCATCATGGCAATTGCCGTGCCGGCCGCCACCAGAACGATGTGCACCGACGTCGGATCGGCGAAGAACGCCATCCCAAGACAGCCCGTCACAAGCGGTGAAAAACCCCACCAGCCAGAGGCACACGGCCAGGGAGAATGGGGACCCGTGATACCATGGACTGAGCAAGATCAAGAGCACCGCCCCGATCGCGATCACACCCAGAAACCGTCGCCATCCACGGTTCTCCAGCCAACTCGTCACAACGTTTAGCCTCCTCCATCCAGGCGGGCCCTGCGGTGCATTTCCCGGCCCCGGAAACCCGGGCCCTTCCGCGTGGCCTTTCCGGTTTAGAGATACCCGAGCCTCACCCCCACGATCATCCCCACCCCAAGGAGGACCATCACGAGGCCGGTAGCGAAGTGGAGTTTCCCGAGGCGCGCCTTCCGCCACCGCTCGGCGCGGGCGGTGGTGGTGAGCCCGAAGTGCACCATCAGCGTGATCGCGATCATCGGCAGGATGAAGATGAAGTTGTAGAGGAGGAGGAGCCCCGCCCCCTGCCAACGGGTCGCGGTCTGGGAGAGGAGGGTCAGGATCACGATGTACGGGCCCGAGGTGCACGGGGCGAGGAACAGGGAGTCGAGGAGGCCGATCACGAATGCCCCCGGCACCGAGGCCACCGACGCCGTGACCTTCTTCACCGACGGCTTCCACCGCTCCGGAACCTCGATGGAGAACCACTTCCCGTACCAGAGGAGGTCCTTCATCTGCCAAAGGCCCACGACGATAGCGAGGCCCGACACGGCGATGATGAACGGCTCGCGGAACGCCCTCGTCCCCACGGTGAGCCCGAGCACGGAGTAAAGGAGGAAGCCGATCGCAAAGTAGGCCACGAAGATCCCGGTGGCAAACGCCAGTCCGGCCCAGATGACCTTCACCCTTTTCCCCACCACGAGCAGGGTCCCCAGGAGAAGGACCAGCACCGCGAAGTCGCAGGGGTTGATGGAGTCGAGGGCCGCCCCGGCGACCACTGCCCCCAGGGTGAGGTTCTCCCGGAGCGCGAGCCGGTCAAGAGGAGATGCGGCTTTGCTCGCGATCGCCCGCTTGACCGCCTCCTCCAGGGCCTCCTCCGCCTCCGGGCTCGGGAACGGCTGGGGATCGCGCCGGGGAGCATAGAGGTTCCCTCCCACCACGGCCACGTCGCCGACGAACAGGGCCGGGGGCTCGCCCCGGGCCCCGAACAGGCGTGTCAGCTTCTCGAACGTGGTGGATGTGCCCGGCTCATCGAGGGAGATCCGTCTCACCCCGAGATCCGGGTGACGCTCCATGAGCCGCATCACCCGATCCTCGAGCTCGATGCACGCCGGGCAGAGCTCGGCGCGGGTGATGAGTATGGCCTGGGTGGCGGTGGGGGGAAGCTTGTCGAGGGGGGACAGGGCCCCAGCGGCTTGGGCCCGGAGGATCGCGTCCTCCAGCGCCATCTCCTGCGCCGCCCCCGCGAGCGCCTGCGGCCCCGGGCCGAGGCCGTAGAACGTGTCCCCAACCATGGCCACGTCCCCTACGAACACCATCGGAACTGGGCCCAAGTTCGCCCCGTACACGCTGAGGAGCTTCGTCAAGAGCTCCCAACCCTCGGAGGTATGGATCTCGTAGCGCTGGATGACGAGGTCGGGGATCGTCCGCCGGAGCTCGATCAGGAACGTCTCGACTTGCTTGCAGTGGGGGCAGCCCTCGTCGTAGAAGAACAGGAGCTCGGTCCCCCAGACCGGCAGACCGAGGGCGAGCACCACCGCCCCCACGGCAACCGCGAGCCTGACCCTGGGCTTGCCCCAGACGTCCGTGTCCTTGGACCGTCCGACGTTGGTGTGCACGTTACCCCCTTCCGGTTGGGATCCTCCAGCCCCGCAGTATACCGGGGCCGGTCACCGTGCTCCGGTCGTCTCCGGGCGCTCCGGCCCGAACGTGCCGTCGATCCACGCGCTTATCGCGTCCCGAACCCGGCGGAACGCGGCCCGCCGCCATCTGAGACCAAGCGGAATTGTGGGTGCACAGGAGCAGAACCCTCCCCTTCTCCACGGTTACCGTCCCCACAAGAACAGGAACAGCACCAGCCCGACCGCGAGGAGGAGCGCGATCTCCAACGGGCTCAGCGCCGGCCGCATGCGATCGGGAAGCCGTTCCATGGGCGAGGGGCACCCTTGGGCGAGGCACCGCTCCACCTCTTCCCGGATCCTGAGCTCCACCGCCCGGCCGATCCCGGCCGTGGCGAGGCTCCCCACGATCACCGTGGGGGTGACCTCCCTGTCCAACCCGTAGGCCTGGGCGAGGGTGACCATCAGCCGCCAATTGTCCGGGTTGAACGTGACCTCGTGGGCCACGATCACAAGCTCGGGGTACTCCTGGGAGAGCTCCGCGAGGAACGCTTTCATCACCTGGCAGTCAGGGCAGGTCGCGGACCAGAAGTAGTGGAGCTCGACCTCTGCGGCCGCGGCCGCAACCCCGATGAGCCCAACCGAGAGCACCGCTATGGCCTTCGTCAGTGCTGAACGCGTCACGTCGCCTCCTTTGCCGGGTGACCGAGGTGGCGAACCAGCCCCGGGTGCGCAGGCAGGCCCGGACCAGCATCAGCATCACCGGGACCTCGATCAGCACCCCGACCACCGTCGCCAAGGCCGCCCCGGAGGCGAGGCCATAAAGCATTGTGGCCGTGGCGATCGCCACCTCGAAGTGGTTGGAGGCCCCGATCATCGCCGACGGGGCGGCGTCCTCGTAGTCGAGCTTGAGGACCCGCGCCGCGGTGAGCCCGAAGATGAGCCACGTCTGGAGAAAGAGGGGAATGGCGATCCACAGGATGGTCAAGGGGTTCTCGAGGATCGTCTCGCCCTTGAACGTGAACAGGAGGACCGGGGTCAGGAGCAGGGCCACCACGGAGATCGGAGTCAGGATGGGCAGGAACCGCGCGGTGAACCACGCCTCGCCCTTGGTCCGGACGATCCACCACCGGGTGAAGTATCCGGCCACCAAGGGGAGGGCCACGTAGATCGAGATCGAAAGAAGCAGCGCCTGCCATGGGACGGGCATCCAGTTGATCCCGAGGAGGAACTTCCCCAAGGGCCCGTACAGGACGAGCATCGCGATGGAGTTGATCGCGACCATGACCAGGGTGCGGCCCTGGTTCCCGCGGGCCAGGTACCCCCACATGAGGACCATGGCCGTACATGGGGCAATCCCGAGGAGGATCGCCCCCGAGATGTAGGAGCGGAAAAGCTCCACTTGGGTCCCGTCCTTGACGATCTCCGTTCCCGGGAGGAGCCCCCCGGAACAGCACCCCCAGGAATAGGGTAGCGATCCCGAACATGGTGAACGGCTTGATCCCCCAGTTCACGGCCAGGGTCAGCAGGACCGGCTTC
Encoded here:
- a CDS encoding thioredoxin family protein; its protein translation is MTRSALTKAIAVLSVGLIGVAAAAAEVELHYFWSATCPDCQVMKAFLAELSQEYPELVIVAHEVTFNPDNWRLMVTLAQAYGLDREVTPTVIVGSLATAGIGRAVELRIREEVERCLAQGCPSPMERLPDRMRPALSPLEIALLLAVGLVLFLFLWGR
- a CDS encoding DUF3467 domain-containing protein — encoded protein: MPEREMQVGADMDTRKGVYSNLVIVSHQPDEFFLDFLLVDPQAQTPERGQALLVSRVILSPRHMKRLHDAIGENIEKYEKNFGKIVLPPKLT
- a CDS encoding cytochrome c biogenesis CcdA family protein; amino-acid sequence: MHTNVGRSKDTDVWGKPRVRLAVAVGAVVLALGLPVWGTELLFFYDEGCPHCKQVETFLIELRRTIPDLVIQRYEIHTSEGWELLTKLLSVYGANLGPVPMVFVGDVAMVGDTFYGLGPGPQALAGAAQEMALEDAILRAQAAGALSPLDKLPPTATQAILITRAELCPACIELEDRVMRLMERHPDLGVRRISLDEPGTSTTFEKLTRLFGARGEPPALFVGDVAVVGGNLYAPRRDPQPFPSPEAEEALEEAVKRAIASKAASPLDRLALRENLTLGAVVAGAALDSINPCDFAVLVLLLGTLLVVGKRVKVIWAGLAFATGIFVAYFAIGFLLYSVLGLTVGTRAFREPFIIAVSGLAIVVGLWQMKDLLWYGKWFSIEVPERWKPSVKKVTASVASVPGAFVIGLLDSLFLAPCTSGPYIVILTLLSQTATRWQGAGLLLLYNFIFILPMIAITLMVHFGLTTTARAERWRKARLGKLHFATGLVMVLLGVGMIVGVRLGYL
- a CDS encoding ABC transporter ATP-binding protein/permease; this encodes MRGILRELWRYRLRLLAGVAALFIVDALQLIAPLIVRSAVNDLVAGVGTELLRYALYLLGIAAVVFVFRFVWRILLFGAGRLIELDLRNRFYTHLLKLSPTYYTEHSTGDLMAHATNDLEAVRRSCSMGVLLASDTLIMVSFSLAAMIGISPRLTMYAFVPLPFITVVVMGFGRLIHRRFEKVQAVFSMLTERVREALSGIRLLRAFAREDGIARVFGGTNREYVDANMSLVRVWGVFQPSIGLLAGMGTGLIMWFGGRGVLAGTLELGDLVAFTSYLGMMVWPMMALGWIVNLLQQGAASMNRIERIFAEVPDIQSPPRPAPLPASTRLEFRRLTFAYPGVERPALRDIDLVVEEGMTLGVVGLTGSGKSTLVRLIPRLYDPPPGSVFLGGVDVRALDLKELRGTIGMVPQDVFLFSATIRDNIAFGRPEASDDEIWHAARLAGLAEEIATFPSGLDTVVGERGLALSGGQRQRVGIARALLLDPPILVLDDALSSVDAQVEEEILGNLREVLRGRTSIVVAHRISAVRDADWTIVLEDGRIVEQGDHDRLVRHGGLYARLNELQQALIR
- a CDS encoding ABC transporter ATP-binding protein/permease: MNGHHDYEEDQIGKAVDVRLMRRLLSYARPYWGLFLAALFLAGGVTVVELAMPYLVKTAVDVVLVPSWLEVATAIPPSPDAVSLGEGRFLVDGRALPEATRQALEEEKAVVGRYLVIAHDDPAAPVAMRYQHVFRDTPVGYAAPESALRSIPPGDLLRLRASSVQLLGLLALAYLGFLALRFGLAYGQVYILQYAGQRIVFDMRRAIFRHLLHLPMGYLDKQPVGRLVTRATNDVAAINDMYTQALVSLAQDFLMMAGVLGIMFALNPRLTLILLACGPPLLALTFWFRGQARDAYRTARRLLARLNAYLAESISGMGIIQLFRQEWASFKRFEDINRGYFRAQLRSIIVYGVFGPVISVMQSMALALLIWYGGRGVLGGVFTLGALVAFTSYIRMLFQPLTDLSEKYNILQAAMAAAERIFGLMNEAEEPSGPRKLPALRGEIEFQDVWFAYQGEDWVLKGVSFRVAPGERVAIVGPTGSGKTTVVSLLLGFYRPQRGRIIVDGVDLADLDLEEYRRQLAVVPQEVFLFSGDVAENIRMWDGKLPPDAAERVAKSVGLHEHLLRLPDGYGTQVKERGVRLSVGERQLLSLARAVAAGPKLIVLDEATANVDSQTEAAVQTALERVMAGRTTIAIAHRLSTIRNADRVLVIHQGRLVEEGTVEALLARKGLFWALWQLQFAGESGRAETR